In Numidum massiliense, a single genomic region encodes these proteins:
- a CDS encoding class I SAM-dependent methyltransferase has translation MSEEKQAVQRQFAKNATDYRDEKFFASGDDLQMMVKAVPLTGNEKLLDIGTGAGHTALAFAPFVAEGIGLDITEEMVRVATAYAKTDGTANVTFRQGDAEQLPFPDATFDIVTCRMAAHHFPQVEKAVREISRVLKPGGHFLLVDHYAPEAPLLDRFINTLDKLRDPSHIREYTLSEWRALFATGSFAYREVAKWDLPLNVSDWLARARTPSERRQQVVTLFKSDMPPQCRETFCLSFDGDGNPHTFCLKAVLLHGLKENVRQ, from the coding sequence ATGTCTGAAGAAAAACAAGCCGTACAACGCCAATTTGCCAAAAACGCAACCGACTATCGCGACGAGAAATTTTTTGCTTCCGGAGACGACCTACAAATGATGGTAAAAGCCGTTCCCTTAACAGGCAATGAAAAACTGCTCGACATCGGCACCGGGGCAGGACATACGGCACTCGCCTTTGCCCCTTTTGTCGCCGAAGGGATCGGTCTCGACATTACCGAGGAGATGGTGCGCGTCGCGACAGCGTACGCCAAAACAGACGGTACGGCGAACGTCACCTTCCGACAAGGTGACGCCGAACAACTGCCTTTTCCCGATGCAACCTTCGACATCGTCACATGTCGCATGGCTGCACACCACTTTCCGCAAGTCGAAAAAGCGGTACGCGAAATTTCTCGCGTACTAAAGCCCGGTGGCCACTTTTTGCTCGTCGACCACTATGCGCCGGAAGCGCCGCTCCTCGACCGCTTTATTAACACGTTAGATAAGCTGCGCGATCCGTCTCACATCCGCGAGTACACCCTTTCCGAATGGCGGGCACTGTTTGCCACGGGCAGTTTTGCGTACCGAGAAGTTGCCAAGTGGGATTTGCCGCTGAACGTTTCCGACTGGCTCGCACGGGCGCGCACACCGTCCGAGCGCCGCCAGCAAGTTGTTACATTGTTCAAAAGCGACATGCCACCGCAGTGCCGCGAAACATTCTGTCTCTCCTTCGATGGGGACGGCAATCCGCACACCTTTTGCCTGAAAGCTGTTTTGCTCCACGGGCTCAAAGAGAACGTACGCCAATAG
- a CDS encoding ISLre2 family transposase, with protein sequence MLSFWESLRIRLMEVMADLFGEFLEQLDQMMTTHYKEKYGWKSERLDSREFTSFFGTVSYKRHLMYDRNGNAHYPVDEAIGLKRRKRYSPDLMMLGAELAAAPGMTYRLASEVTQKLAGITISHTTFQRLVKEAGEAQAVMDAEKRDRIFEDTVIPNSPSVKHLYCEADGLYVKGRGKGIEIKNMLAYTGWEQNGQRVSLTDRHVFSTVESVDDFWEIGYAAIRHRWDLSHTHVATNADAASWISEERVQNTFSEATSVVRQLDPFHVKRSIRRGLSRQPRLIPQIEKAISEKNKDRFKAVIDTAQGNAETEREEKRIENMQKYLEGHWEILCDWREVSPDVPKNARRMGCMESNQRRLAYRMKRRGMYWSEEGAQAIAKVQQGVTNGTLRQALLTVWPNRQVTQKLKRHARRIGKSDHIGVQVGRIQVGAASASSAIGYLDKVVNRRP encoded by the coding sequence ATGTTGTCGTTTTGGGAAAGCTTACGTATTCGCCTGATGGAAGTGATGGCTGATCTGTTCGGAGAATTTTTGGAGCAGCTCGATCAGATGATGACGACGCATTACAAGGAAAAATACGGTTGGAAAAGTGAGCGATTGGACAGCCGGGAGTTCACCAGTTTTTTTGGGACAGTGTCCTATAAACGCCACTTGATGTACGACCGAAACGGAAACGCACATTACCCTGTCGATGAGGCAATCGGTTTAAAACGCCGTAAAAGATACAGCCCAGACCTTATGATGCTCGGAGCAGAGTTAGCTGCAGCGCCGGGAATGACCTACCGCCTCGCCTCAGAGGTCACGCAAAAACTTGCCGGTATAACGATCAGCCATACGACGTTTCAGCGCTTAGTAAAAGAAGCAGGTGAAGCTCAAGCTGTCATGGATGCTGAAAAAAGGGATCGAATTTTTGAGGATACGGTAATTCCTAACTCTCCGTCCGTTAAGCACTTATATTGCGAAGCAGATGGCTTATACGTCAAAGGGAGAGGCAAAGGAATAGAGATCAAAAATATGCTTGCCTATACCGGGTGGGAGCAAAACGGACAGCGTGTCTCGTTAACAGATCGTCACGTCTTTTCTACCGTTGAATCGGTGGATGACTTTTGGGAAATAGGTTATGCAGCGATTCGACATCGTTGGGATCTCTCACATACACATGTGGCGACTAATGCGGATGCGGCTTCATGGATCTCTGAGGAACGCGTTCAAAATACCTTTTCTGAAGCGACATCGGTTGTCCGCCAATTGGATCCTTTTCACGTAAAGAGGAGTATTCGTCGCGGGTTGAGCCGCCAGCCAAGGCTCATTCCTCAAATTGAAAAGGCAATATCCGAAAAAAATAAGGATAGGTTTAAAGCGGTGATTGATACGGCACAGGGAAATGCAGAGACGGAGCGAGAGGAAAAGCGTATCGAGAACATGCAGAAGTATCTTGAAGGGCACTGGGAGATCCTCTGCGACTGGCGTGAGGTTAGTCCAGACGTGCCAAAAAATGCTCGTAGGATGGGATGCATGGAATCGAACCAGAGACGTCTGGCATACCGCATGAAACGTCGTGGCATGTACTGGAGTGAAGAAGGGGCTCAAGCCATCGCCAAAGTACAACAAGGCGTTACCAATGGGACGTTGAGACAGGCATTATTAACTGTCTGGCCCAACCGCCAAGTGACACAAAAACTAAAACGCCATGCGAGGCGAATAGGTAAGTCGGATCACATTGGGGTTCAAGTTGGCAGGATCCAAGTAGGTGCCGCATCAGCTTCAAGTGCTATTGGGTATTTGGATAAGGTGGTTAATCGCCGTCCTTGA
- a CDS encoding vitamin B12-dependent ribonucleotide reductase: MRIRRYYTQKGMDPYATVTYEARDSRIVNPDGSVVFEMKGAEIPEQWSQVAADIMISKYFRKAGVPQFDEDGAPLLDENGEPVTGPEKSVKQVVHRLVGCWREWGERHGYFDGEEDAAAFYDELVYMLLHQMAAPNSPQWFNTGLAYAYGITGKAQGHYYVDPETEKIERGEDAYTRPQPHACFIQSINDDLVNEGGIMDLWVREARLFKYGSGTGTNFSNIRGKGEPLSGGGSSSGLLSFLKIGDRAAGAIKSGGTTRRAAKMVCLDLDHPDVEEFVNWKSNEEKKVRALVAAGYDPSFNGEAYETVSGQNSNNSVRVPNAFFNAVEQDGEWALKRRTDGKTSKVLAARDLWEQIAQAAWECADPGIQCDDTINEWHTCPAGSDGAYGAKHNRINASNPCSEYMFLDNTACNLASLNLVKFFDATTRTFDIDGLAHSARLWTIVLEISVLMAQFPSQEIARLSYEFRTLGLGYANIGTVLMLSGIPYDSPEAVAITGAVTAIITGNAYAASAEMARELGAFKGYAHNKEHMLRVIRNHRRASYNVPDDDYEGLTIKPLGIDDAYCPQDLLTAARESWDRALDLGEQYGYRNAQVTVLAPTGTIGLLMDCDTTGVEPDFALVKFKKLAGGGYFKIANQSIRPALQNLGYSDAQITDILTYVTGTLHLDGAPHINRESLSARGFTEEDLAAIEQTLPSVFELPFAFNVWTLGESCLDRLGFTAAQYEAPDFDLLRELGFTRAQIEEANDHICGMLTTEGAPHLREEHYPVFDTANKCGKHGTRYIHYMGHVRMMAAAQPFLSGAISKTINMPHEATVADIQHAYWESWKHGLKAMALYRDGSKSSQPLNTTGDSDGGETDATDPEGAEDNSEAEGADIAARTTGEGDAAVAAASDGDGTGAPVGARSAAVNMTPDQVAKLLSGEIFADHEQKQPIESIAAGKPGSSRRRLPRKREGFTQEARVAGHKIFVRTGEYDDGSLGELFIDMHKAGTTMRGMLDSFAIAVSYGLQHGVPLEKFVDAFTFTRFEPAGVVDHPNIKMAMSVIDYVFRLVGMEYLGRTDFAQVPPAKDELRVYQNRAKRKQTAAAELTPTAGTGSAAPSEDMAVYRGEVTLTDQQRQLQDQLAERQPSRKNDGRVGDASGQLPSDQQPAPSALPLKGPLGMQASNGAPLCPDCGGLTKQNGTCYVCLDCGSTTGCS; the protein is encoded by the coding sequence TTGCGGATTAGGCGTTATTACACGCAAAAAGGGATGGATCCGTATGCGACGGTGACGTACGAGGCGCGCGATTCGCGCATCGTCAATCCAGATGGCTCGGTCGTCTTTGAAATGAAAGGGGCCGAAATTCCGGAGCAGTGGTCACAAGTTGCCGCGGACATTATGATTTCAAAATACTTTCGTAAAGCGGGTGTGCCACAGTTTGACGAAGACGGTGCACCGCTTTTGGACGAGAATGGGGAACCGGTCACCGGTCCGGAAAAAAGTGTCAAACAAGTCGTACACCGCTTAGTCGGTTGCTGGCGCGAGTGGGGCGAGCGGCACGGTTACTTTGATGGTGAAGAAGACGCCGCAGCGTTTTACGACGAACTCGTCTATATGTTGTTGCACCAAATGGCGGCGCCTAACTCGCCACAGTGGTTTAATACTGGGCTCGCTTACGCTTACGGTATTACCGGCAAAGCGCAAGGTCACTATTACGTGGACCCGGAGACGGAAAAAATCGAGCGCGGCGAAGATGCGTATACACGACCGCAACCGCACGCCTGCTTCATTCAGTCGATTAACGATGACCTCGTAAACGAGGGCGGCATTATGGATTTGTGGGTAAGAGAAGCACGGCTGTTTAAGTACGGCAGCGGCACGGGGACGAACTTTTCTAACATTCGCGGCAAAGGGGAGCCACTCTCTGGCGGGGGCAGCTCGTCTGGGTTGCTGTCGTTTTTGAAAATTGGCGACCGTGCGGCCGGGGCGATCAAGTCGGGGGGGACGACGCGCCGCGCGGCAAAAATGGTTTGCCTCGACTTAGATCATCCGGATGTTGAAGAATTCGTCAACTGGAAGTCTAACGAAGAGAAAAAAGTACGTGCCCTCGTTGCGGCTGGATATGACCCGTCGTTTAACGGCGAAGCGTATGAAACGGTATCGGGACAAAACTCGAATAACTCGGTACGGGTGCCGAATGCCTTTTTCAATGCCGTTGAACAAGACGGGGAGTGGGCACTAAAGCGGCGCACCGACGGCAAGACGAGTAAAGTGCTCGCCGCACGGGATTTGTGGGAGCAAATTGCCCAAGCGGCGTGGGAGTGCGCCGACCCTGGCATACAGTGTGACGATACGATTAACGAGTGGCACACGTGTCCCGCGGGTAGCGACGGCGCGTACGGGGCGAAACATAACCGCATTAATGCGTCGAACCCGTGTTCGGAGTACATGTTTCTCGACAATACGGCGTGTAACTTAGCCTCGTTGAATTTAGTCAAGTTTTTTGACGCTACGACTCGTACCTTCGACATCGACGGGTTAGCGCATAGCGCGCGCTTGTGGACGATCGTGCTAGAAATATCCGTATTAATGGCGCAGTTCCCCTCGCAGGAGATCGCGCGCTTGTCGTACGAGTTCCGCACGCTCGGGCTCGGCTACGCGAACATCGGGACGGTACTGATGCTGTCCGGCATTCCGTACGATTCGCCTGAGGCAGTGGCGATTACCGGCGCCGTGACGGCGATCATCACCGGTAACGCCTATGCTGCGTCGGCGGAAATGGCGCGTGAGTTAGGCGCGTTTAAAGGATATGCACACAATAAGGAACACATGCTACGCGTCATTCGCAACCACCGTCGCGCCAGCTACAACGTGCCGGACGACGACTACGAAGGGCTGACGATTAAGCCGCTCGGTATCGATGACGCGTATTGTCCGCAAGATTTACTCACCGCCGCGCGCGAGAGTTGGGACCGCGCGCTCGATCTTGGCGAACAGTACGGTTATCGGAATGCGCAAGTGACGGTACTCGCTCCGACAGGGACGATCGGCTTGCTCATGGATTGTGACACGACGGGGGTGGAGCCCGATTTCGCGCTCGTCAAGTTTAAAAAGCTCGCCGGCGGTGGCTACTTTAAAATCGCCAACCAGTCGATACGTCCCGCACTGCAAAACTTAGGCTACAGCGACGCACAAATTACCGACATTTTGACGTACGTAACGGGAACATTGCACTTAGACGGCGCGCCGCACATTAACCGCGAATCGCTTAGCGCCCGCGGCTTTACGGAAGAAGACTTAGCGGCGATCGAACAAACGTTGCCGTCTGTGTTTGAATTGCCGTTCGCATTTAACGTTTGGACACTCGGGGAGTCGTGTTTAGACCGGCTCGGCTTTACCGCAGCGCAGTACGAGGCGCCCGACTTTGACTTGTTACGAGAACTCGGCTTTACGCGGGCGCAAATCGAGGAGGCTAACGATCACATTTGCGGCATGTTGACGACGGAAGGGGCACCGCATTTGCGGGAAGAACATTACCCGGTGTTTGACACGGCAAACAAGTGTGGCAAGCACGGCACGCGCTACATTCATTACATGGGGCACGTACGCATGATGGCAGCAGCCCAGCCGTTTTTAAGCGGCGCGATTTCCAAGACAATTAACATGCCGCACGAGGCGACCGTCGCCGACATTCAACACGCTTATTGGGAAAGTTGGAAGCACGGCTTGAAGGCAATGGCGCTCTACCGCGACGGGTCGAAAAGCTCTCAACCGCTCAATACGACAGGAGACAGCGATGGAGGGGAAACGGACGCGACAGATCCAGAGGGAGCAGAAGACAACTCGGAGGCAGAAGGTGCTGACATCGCTGCACGTACCACAGGCGAAGGTGATGCTGCCGTCGCGGCGGCGAGTGACGGCGACGGTACGGGTGCCCCTGTCGGCGCTCGAAGTGCCGCGGTGAACATGACGCCGGACCAAGTCGCAAAGCTGTTATCGGGTGAAATATTTGCCGATCATGAGCAAAAACAGCCCATCGAATCGATCGCTGCAGGGAAACCGGGCAGTAGCCGGCGCCGTTTACCGCGGAAGCGGGAGGGCTTCACGCAAGAAGCGCGCGTGGCGGGACACAAAATTTTCGTGCGCACCGGGGAATACGACGACGGGTCGCTCGGCGAGCTGTTCATCGACATGCACAAAGCGGGCACGACGATGCGCGGTATGTTAGACTCGTTCGCTATTGCCGTATCATATGGCTTGCAACACGGTGTGCCGTTGGAGAAGTTTGTGGACGCCTTTACGTTTACCCGGTTTGAACCGGCTGGCGTCGTCGACCACCCAAACATTAAAATGGCGATGTCGGTCATCGACTACGTGTTCCGCTTGGTCGGCATGGAGTATTTGGGACGTACCGATTTTGCCCAAGTGCCACCGGCCAAAGATGAACTGCGCGTATACCAAAACCGAGCAAAGCGCAAGCAGACGGCGGCTGCGGAACTTACACCAACTGCAGGGACAGGGAGTGCCGCACCAAGCGAAGACATGGCGGTGTATCGCGGAGAAGTGACACTAACCGATCAGCAGCGTCAGTTACAAGATCAGCTGGCTGAACGGCAACCTTCGCGAAAAAATGATGGTCGCGTCGGCGACGCGAGTGGGCAGCTACCCAGCGACCAACAGCCAGCCCCGAGTGCGCTGCCGCTTAAAGGGCCGCTTGGGATGCAAGCGAGTAACGGCGCCCCGCTCTGTCCCGATTGCGGTGGCCTGACCAAGCAAAACGGCACGTGCTACGTCTGTCTTGACTGCGGCTCGACCACCGGTTGTTCTTAA
- a CDS encoding metallophosphoesterase, which produces MRIFAISDLHLSFNKDVSLYGIDAAEDQTKPMDVFGWERHFDRIRDAWLAQVTADDVVLIPGDISWAMNLKQARHDFQWIAELPGQKVLSPGNHCYYVSSKKKVRAALPEGMFWLDGDSMVVGEYAVVATRGWSLPQDRSWDEASDRRIYERQVERLKLALEDAVQKSPERPLIAMLHFPPITTYAKTSGFFELLKTYGVELCVYGHLHGNAHQVAVNEVVSGVELRLVACDYLDFSPLRLR; this is translated from the coding sequence ATGCGTATTTTTGCCATTTCCGACCTACATTTGTCGTTCAATAAAGACGTGTCTCTGTACGGAATTGACGCCGCGGAAGACCAGACGAAGCCGATGGACGTTTTCGGGTGGGAGCGCCACTTTGACCGCATTCGCGATGCGTGGCTCGCCCAAGTGACGGCGGACGATGTCGTCCTCATTCCAGGAGATATTAGTTGGGCGATGAACTTAAAGCAGGCACGGCACGATTTTCAGTGGATTGCAGAGCTCCCCGGACAGAAGGTGTTGTCTCCGGGAAACCACTGTTACTACGTGTCGAGTAAAAAGAAAGTGCGCGCCGCGCTGCCAGAAGGGATGTTCTGGCTAGACGGCGACAGTATGGTTGTCGGGGAGTACGCCGTCGTGGCGACGCGCGGCTGGAGTTTACCGCAAGATAGAAGTTGGGACGAAGCAAGTGATCGGCGTATATACGAGCGTCAAGTCGAGCGCCTCAAACTGGCGCTAGAAGATGCTGTCCAAAAAAGTCCCGAGCGCCCACTCATCGCGATGTTACACTTCCCCCCCATCACGACATACGCTAAAACGAGTGGTTTTTTCGAACTGCTCAAAACTTACGGGGTTGAATTGTGCGTCTACGGCCATCTACACGGCAATGCCCACCAAGTAGCAGTGAACGAAGTTGTGAGCGGCGTCGAACTACGGCTCGTCGCTTGCGACTACCTCGACTTTTCGCCACTTCGTCTGCGTTAG
- the mntR gene encoding transcriptional regulator MntR, with amino-acid sequence MPTPSMEDYLERIYQLIEEKGYARVSDIAEYLDVHPSSVTKMVQKLDQEKFLIYEKYRGLVLTAKGKRIGKRLVERHELLEEFLRVIGVDESLIYDDVEGIEHHLSWETIAHLEYLVQYFQEDSQRVHDLLALKAEAEAQEGKDRQITADKEVKE; translated from the coding sequence ATGCCGACTCCGAGTATGGAAGACTATTTAGAACGTATTTACCAGTTAATTGAAGAAAAAGGATACGCTCGCGTATCCGATATCGCTGAATATTTAGATGTGCACCCTTCTTCTGTGACGAAAATGGTGCAAAAACTGGACCAAGAGAAGTTTTTAATTTATGAAAAGTACCGTGGCCTCGTGTTGACAGCAAAAGGCAAACGGATCGGTAAACGGTTAGTGGAGCGGCATGAACTGTTGGAAGAATTCCTCCGCGTGATCGGCGTCGATGAAAGCTTAATATACGACGACGTCGAAGGGATTGAACACCATCTCAGCTGGGAGACGATCGCCCACTTGGAATATTTAGTACAGTACTTTCAGGAAGACTCACAGCGTGTCCACGACTTGCTTGCGTTAAAAGCTGAAGCTGAAGCACAAGAGGGAAAGGACAGGCAAATAACGGCGGACAAAGAAGTAAAGGAGTAG
- a CDS encoding patatin-like phospholipase family protein, with the protein MWADAVFEGGGVKAIGLVGALTVAEQQGYRWKRLAGTSAGAIIAALLAAGYKASELTNIMGKVNYASFVRPTWWHRLPLVGPTIRLWVKRGLHPGKSIECWIESLLRKKGVRTFADLADDKLYIVASDITRGRLLVLPRDLEQYGLKPRDVTVAKAVLMSCSIPFFFDPVLLHSRTEPQVNVIVDGSVLSNFPVWLFDKQSPRWPTLGFRLVAKTSAAPRRIGGPLSLFLALFQTMMDAHDTRHMEEQDRVRTILVPSQGVKTTDFHISPQKSEALYTKGVDAAEQFFKNWDFPQYVRTFRQSMAVNIRTQL; encoded by the coding sequence GTGTGGGCCGATGCAGTATTTGAAGGAGGGGGAGTCAAGGCAATCGGCTTAGTCGGGGCGCTAACAGTCGCCGAGCAACAAGGGTATCGCTGGAAACGGCTGGCGGGGACGTCAGCCGGTGCAATTATTGCCGCGTTACTGGCGGCCGGGTATAAAGCGAGCGAACTTACGAACATTATGGGCAAAGTAAACTACGCCTCCTTCGTGAGGCCGACGTGGTGGCACCGACTGCCTCTCGTCGGTCCGACGATTCGCTTATGGGTAAAAAGAGGCTTACACCCCGGCAAAAGCATTGAATGCTGGATTGAGTCGTTACTGCGTAAAAAAGGGGTTCGTACGTTTGCCGATTTGGCGGATGACAAACTGTACATTGTCGCTTCTGACATTACGCGCGGCCGTTTACTCGTGTTGCCGCGAGACTTAGAACAGTACGGGTTAAAGCCTCGCGACGTAACGGTCGCCAAAGCCGTACTCATGAGTTGCAGCATTCCTTTTTTCTTCGATCCCGTCCTCCTGCACAGCCGTACCGAACCACAAGTGAACGTCATCGTGGACGGTAGCGTGCTCAGTAACTTTCCTGTCTGGCTGTTTGACAAACAATCGCCGCGCTGGCCGACACTCGGTTTTCGCCTCGTCGCCAAGACATCAGCCGCGCCGCGCCGCATTGGCGGCCCGCTGTCACTGTTTTTAGCACTTTTCCAAACGATGATGGACGCACACGATACGCGCCACATGGAAGAGCAAGATCGGGTGCGGACGATTCTCGTACCGTCTCAAGGTGTAAAGACGACTGACTTCCACATAAGTCCGCAAAAAAGCGAGGCGCTCTATACGAAAGGCGTTGATGCGGCGGAACAGTTTTTCAAAAATTGGGACTTCCCGCAATACGTCCGTACGTTTCGGCAATCGATGGCGGTGAACATTCGGACGCAACTATAA
- a CDS encoding DUF1385 domain-containing protein: MSTKRQPLYGGQAVIEGVMFGGKHVNVTAIRCKDESIDYYEMTERPIKTPRWVKKIPLVRGVVGLVEASAVGAKHLNYATEQYDRDPDAEEPTADEPEEKSSNWLLVLAVAIVSVLSFIVGKLIFTVVPAILASLLFDRIVPNEIVNNLLEGVIKTVLLLGYLYAISRAPLVKRLFQYHGAEHKVINAYENRVELTASNVQKFSRLHYRCGSSFIVLSIIVGVILYSFFQYDGSIWTRVYLRILLLPVVIGLSYEILRLTNAVRDIPILTYLGYPGLWLQKLTTVEPDDDQVEVAIAAFNKMRALDEEIEEKLSASSTSSLAHTG, encoded by the coding sequence ATGTCAACGAAACGACAGCCACTGTATGGCGGGCAAGCCGTCATCGAGGGGGTCATGTTCGGCGGTAAACACGTCAATGTCACGGCAATTCGCTGCAAAGACGAAAGTATCGATTATTATGAAATGACCGAACGACCAATCAAAACGCCGCGCTGGGTAAAAAAAATCCCCCTCGTTCGCGGTGTCGTCGGGTTAGTGGAAGCGAGTGCCGTCGGGGCTAAACATTTGAATTACGCCACTGAACAGTATGACCGCGACCCAGACGCTGAGGAACCGACCGCTGACGAACCTGAGGAAAAATCGTCCAACTGGCTACTCGTCTTAGCCGTCGCCATCGTCAGCGTGCTGTCATTCATCGTCGGAAAACTCATTTTTACAGTCGTTCCTGCCATTTTGGCAAGCTTACTGTTCGACCGCATCGTCCCTAACGAAATAGTGAACAACTTGCTCGAAGGAGTCATTAAAACCGTTTTACTTCTCGGCTACTTGTACGCCATCTCCCGCGCACCGCTCGTGAAACGGCTGTTCCAATACCACGGTGCCGAACATAAAGTGATTAACGCCTACGAAAACAGGGTCGAACTCACCGCAAGTAACGTGCAAAAGTTTTCCCGCCTACACTACCGGTGTGGCAGCAGCTTTATCGTTCTCTCAATTATTGTCGGCGTCATTTTGTACTCCTTTTTTCAATACGACGGCAGTATTTGGACGCGTGTCTATTTACGTATTTTACTGTTGCCTGTCGTCATCGGACTGTCTTACGAAATCTTGCGTTTGACCAATGCTGTACGCGATATACCGATTTTGACGTATTTAGGGTATCCCGGCTTGTGGCTTCAAAAGCTAACGACGGTGGAACCAGACGACGATCAGGTCGAAGTCGCCATCGCCGCCTTTAATAAAATGAGAGCTTTAGACGAGGAAATAGAGGAAAAATTGTCAGCTTCCTCCACCTCTTCCTTAGCACACACTGGCTAA
- the aroQ gene encoding type II 3-dehydroquinate dehydratase — MQKVSRIEGCGGGTDVIKCAKDEVGGIGMKDVLVLHGPNLNLLGTREPEVYGTTTLKQLDAHLKQVGEAWQLRVHTFQSNSEGELVDRIHAANGHFDYILLNAGAYTHYSYALHDALRAIDVPAIEVHLSNIHARESFRGKSVIAPAVVGQISGFGCDSYELGLYFIKKQLATS; from the coding sequence ATGCAAAAAGTATCGCGCATCGAGGGGTGCGGCGGCGGTACGGATGTGATAAAATGTGCAAAGGATGAGGTGGGGGGGATTGGCATGAAAGATGTGCTCGTGTTGCACGGTCCGAACCTCAATTTGTTAGGGACGCGGGAACCAGAGGTGTACGGGACAACGACGCTTAAGCAACTTGACGCGCACTTAAAACAGGTAGGGGAAGCGTGGCAGCTCAGGGTGCACACTTTTCAAAGTAATAGCGAAGGTGAACTGGTCGACCGCATTCACGCGGCTAATGGCCATTTCGATTACATATTGCTTAACGCTGGCGCCTACACGCATTACAGTTACGCACTCCACGACGCGCTGCGCGCCATCGACGTGCCAGCAATCGAAGTACACCTTTCCAACATTCACGCGCGTGAATCGTTTCGCGGCAAATCGGTGATCGCCCCGGCTGTCGTCGGGCAAATATCCGGTTTTGGCTGCGATAGTTACGAACTAGGTCTTTATTTTATTAAAAAACAGCTAGCGACATCATAA
- a CDS encoding M24 family metallopeptidase, which produces MQRLQRLQQLLAQEQLDALLITNATNRRYMTGFTGTAGFALVTPHTAHLITDFRYVSQAGEQAPQYEIVEHRESIFKSVAELCAKLKVETLAFEAPHTTYQQYEELRERTAQVTLKATSGLVEQLRIVKDENELQIMEQAAAIADRTYAHMLTVLRPGITERDVALEIEFFMRKQGATSSSFDTIVASGARGALPHGVASDKRIESGDLVTMDFGALYNGYCSDITRTVAVGEPSAKQRELYEIVLEAQLRGVAGLKPGITGREADALARDVIKAKGYGEYFGHSTGHGLGMEVHEEPRLAAKSDTVLRPGMVVTVEPGIYLDGFGGVRIEDDVVITETGARRLTKSDKQLTVL; this is translated from the coding sequence GTGCAACGATTACAACGTTTGCAACAGCTACTCGCACAAGAGCAGTTAGATGCTTTATTGATTACGAATGCAACTAACCGGCGTTATATGACCGGTTTTACCGGAACGGCTGGGTTTGCACTCGTCACGCCGCACACTGCCCACTTGATTACGGATTTTCGCTATGTGTCGCAAGCGGGGGAACAAGCACCACAGTACGAAATTGTGGAACACCGCGAAAGTATCTTCAAATCGGTGGCCGAGCTGTGCGCCAAACTAAAGGTGGAGACGCTAGCTTTTGAAGCGCCGCACACGACGTATCAACAGTACGAGGAATTACGTGAACGCACGGCGCAGGTGACGTTAAAAGCGACAAGCGGTCTCGTCGAACAGTTGCGCATCGTTAAGGATGAAAATGAGCTGCAAATTATGGAACAGGCAGCTGCCATCGCTGACCGTACATACGCACATATGTTGACCGTTCTCCGTCCGGGAATTACGGAGCGGGACGTCGCCCTAGAAATCGAGTTTTTTATGCGCAAACAAGGAGCGACGTCGTCGTCATTCGACACGATTGTTGCTTCGGGGGCTAGGGGTGCCCTGCCGCACGGTGTGGCGAGTGATAAACGCATCGAGAGCGGGGATCTCGTGACGATGGACTTCGGCGCGCTCTATAACGGTTACTGTTCCGATATTACGCGCACAGTCGCTGTCGGCGAACCGTCAGCGAAGCAGCGCGAGCTTTACGAGATTGTACTGGAGGCGCAATTGCGCGGTGTGGCCGGTTTAAAACCGGGGATCACGGGACGAGAAGCGGATGCGCTGGCGCGCGACGTTATTAAAGCAAAAGGTTATGGGGAATACTTCGGTCACAGTACTGGTCACGGGCTCGGCATGGAAGTACACGAAGAACCGCGCCTTGCGGCAAAAAGTGACACCGTGCTCAGACCGGGAATGGTCGTAACGGTTGAACCGGGTATTTATCTCGATGGTTTTGGCGGGGTGCGCATTGAAGACGACGTCGTCATCACCGAGACAGGCGCTCGCCGCTTGACGAAGAGTGACAAACAGTTAACTGTGCTGTAA